A genomic stretch from Patescibacteria group bacterium includes:
- a CDS encoding Fic family protein produces MGKNIAYDYFLPSLINREFDIENKKIFIYLEEANRFLGELNAYGTLVPDVNFFIQMHVVSEAVSSSKIEGTKTGMDEALLSVDEIDPEKRDDWQEVKNYIKAMNDGIANLKKLPVSTRLIKKTHKILLSGVRGEHKMPGEIRTSQNWIGGGSINTAHFIPPRQEELPELLSDWEKFWHNENLNIPVLIKSAIGHYQFETIHPFLDGNGRIGRLLISLQLIEKGFVQYPVLYISDFFERHRQSYYNALSEVRANNNLEQWILFFLEAIIETAKKSKQTFENIIKLREVFEGKILTLGKKSKNGRKLLIYLFSDPIISVKDAENALDIKYKAVNNLIEDFINLGILIEKTGFSRNRIFIMNEYIKLFRK; encoded by the coding sequence ATGGGCAAAAACATCGCTTATGACTACTTTTTGCCATCTTTAATAAATCGTGAATTTGATATAGAAAATAAAAAAATATTTATTTATCTTGAGGAAGCAAATAGATTTTTAGGTGAGTTAAACGCATACGGGACATTAGTTCCAGATGTAAATTTTTTCATACAAATGCATGTTGTGTCAGAAGCAGTTTCTTCGTCAAAGATCGAGGGAACAAAAACAGGAATGGATGAAGCGCTTCTGTCGGTGGATGAAATTGACCCAGAAAAAAGAGATGACTGGCAAGAGGTAAAAAATTATATTAAGGCAATGAATGACGGAATAGCAAATTTAAAAAAATTGCCTGTTTCAACGCGCCTTATTAAAAAAACACATAAAATTCTTTTATCCGGAGTTCGCGGTGAACACAAAATGCCCGGAGAAATTCGTACTAGTCAAAATTGGATTGGCGGGGGATCCATAAATACCGCGCATTTTATTCCACCACGCCAAGAAGAATTACCCGAGCTATTATCTGACTGGGAAAAATTTTGGCATAATGAAAATTTAAATATTCCAGTTTTAATAAAATCAGCAATTGGGCATTATCAGTTTGAAACAATTCATCCGTTTTTAGATGGCAATGGTCGTATTGGACGATTATTAATCTCTTTACAACTTATAGAAAAGGGCTTTGTCCAATATCCTGTTTTGTATATTTCTGATTTTTTTGAGAGACACAGGCAATCATATTATAACGCTTTGAGTGAAGTGCGCGCTAATAACAATTTAGAACAATGGATTTTATTTTTTCTGGAAGCAATCATTGAAACAGCAAAAAAATCAAAACAAACCTTTGAAAATATCATAAAATTGAGAGAGGTATTTGAAGGTAAAATTTTAACATTAGGCAAAAAATCTAAAAATGGCAGAAAATTATTAATATATCTTTTTTCAGATCCAATTATTTCCGTTAAAGATGCTGAAAACGCGTTAGATATTAAATATAAAGCAGTAAATAACTTAATAGAAGATTTTATTAATTTGGGAATTTTAATAGAGAAAACAGGTTTTTCCAGAAATCGTATTTTTATTATGAATGAATATATTAAACTTTTTAGGAAATAA
- a CDS encoding DEAD/DEAH box helicase family protein, translated as MNEAETRAEYIDPKLKASGWGEVEGSKVLREFRITDGKIQTGGARSKPEIADYILVYKNQKICVIEAKAESLPVTEGVAQAKAYAEKLRIDYTYATNGKEIYAISMKTGKEGEIADFPTPDELWNKTFPSTGSTSSPLASSGQVADWSEWKEKFSSVPNEGEYGKRYYQEIAINNILKAVAEEKDRILLTMATGTGKTAVAFQVAWKLFHTRWNLSSTSSDTEYIARRPRILFLADRNILADQAFNAFSAFDEDALVRINPLNIRKKGGVPMAGSVYFTIFQTFMSSAGSDTDGQKDFNEIVVSEPNEAGYMYILQCADGNFYTGSTNNLLKRIEQHKSGKGAKFTKGHCPVKLIYYETFNRVDKAFDREKQIQGWSKAKKIALINRDIENLKKLSKNGQSKKVGELAEVGELAEPYFGDYPADFFDFIIIDECHRGGANDESNWRGILDYFAPAVQFGMTATPKRNDNVDTYRYFGEPVYTYSLKEGVNDGFLTPFKVKRIKTTLDDFVYTSDDQIIEGEVEIGKIYTEPEFNKTIEIVEREKYRVGVILKEINQNEKTIIFCANQPHALLIRDLVNQMKESKDPNYCVRVTANDGARGEQFLREFQDNEKTIPTILTTSQKLSTGVDARNIRNIVLMRPVNSMIEFKQIIGRGTRFFDGKEYFTIYDFVDAYHHFYDPEWDGEPIEEIKEKKQKEISYKIEMEETGAELVRDENFKPNKKLKIKLRDGKEREIQHMISTSFYSVDGRPISIQEFMDNMFGAMPEFFKSEE; from the coding sequence ATGAACGAAGCAGAAACAAGAGCCGAATATATTGACCCGAAACTCAAAGCGAGCGGCTGGGGCGAAGTGGAAGGATCAAAAGTCCTGCGCGAATTTCGCATTACTGACGGCAAAATTCAAACTGGAGGCGCAAGAAGCAAACCTGAAATTGCCGACTATATTTTGGTGTATAAAAATCAAAAAATCTGCGTGATAGAAGCCAAAGCCGAGAGTTTGCCTGTTACCGAAGGAGTGGCGCAAGCCAAAGCGTATGCCGAAAAATTGCGTATTGATTACACCTACGCCACCAACGGCAAAGAGATTTACGCCATATCTATGAAAACCGGCAAGGAAGGCGAGATTGCCGATTTTCCAACTCCTGACGAATTATGGAATAAAACTTTCCCTTCGACAGGTTCGACAAGCTCACCGCTGGCAAGCTCAGGGCAAGTTGCGGATTGGAGCGAATGGAAAGAAAAATTTTCCAGCGTGCCAAATGAGGGAGAATACGGCAAACGCTATTATCAAGAAATCGCCATCAATAATATTTTGAAAGCTGTGGCGGAAGAAAAAGATAGAATTCTTTTGACAATGGCGACCGGAACTGGAAAAACCGCCGTGGCTTTTCAGGTTGCTTGGAAATTATTTCATACTCGCTGGAATTTGTCTTCGACAAGCTCAGACACCGAATATATTGCGCGAAGACCGCGAATTTTATTTTTAGCGGATAGAAATATTTTAGCCGATCAAGCGTTCAATGCTTTTTCCGCTTTTGATGAGGATGCGTTAGTTCGCATCAATCCTTTAAATATTCGTAAAAAAGGCGGAGTGCCGATGGCAGGCAGTGTTTATTTTACAATCTTTCAAACTTTTATGTCTTCGGCAGGCTCAGACACCGATGGTCAAAAAGATTTTAATGAAATAGTGGTTAGCGAGCCAAATGAAGCAGGCTATATGTATATTCTACAATGTGCTGATGGTAATTTTTATACTGGTAGCACAAATAATTTATTGAAAAGAATAGAACAACACAAAAGTGGCAAAGGAGCAAAATTTACAAAAGGGCATTGTCCTGTAAAATTAATCTATTATGAAACTTTTAACAGGGTTGATAAGGCTTTTGATAGAGAGAAACAAATTCAGGGCTGGAGCAAAGCAAAAAAAATTGCGTTAATAAATCGTGATATTGAAAATTTAAAAAAGTTGTCTAAAAATGGTCAAAGCAAAAAGGTTGGTGAGCTTGCCGAGGTTGGTGAGCTTGCCGAACCATATTTCGGCGATTATCCGGCAGACTTTTTTGATTTTATTATTATTGACGAATGTCATCGTGGCGGAGCTAATGACGAGAGCAACTGGCGCGGTATTTTGGATTATTTTGCGCCAGCAGTTCAATTTGGTATGACGGCAACGCCAAAGCGAAACGACAATGTAGATACTTATCGCTATTTTGGCGAACCGGTTTATACTTATTCGCTCAAAGAAGGTGTGAATGACGGATTCTTAACACCATTTAAAGTCAAAAGGATTAAAACGACACTTGACGATTTTGTTTATACTTCTGACGACCAAATTATTGAAGGTGAAGTGGAAATAGGAAAAATTTATACAGAGCCAGAATTTAACAAAACAATTGAAATAGTAGAACGAGAAAAATATCGAGTTGGTGTTATATTAAAGGAAATAAACCAAAATGAAAAAACCATTATATTTTGCGCAAACCAACCACACGCGTTATTGATAAGAGATTTGGTAAATCAGATGAAAGAAAGTAAAGATCCAAATTATTGCGTCCGAGTAACGGCAAATGACGGCGCGCGCGGAGAGCAATTCTTGCGCGAATTTCAAGACAATGAAAAGACAATACCAACAATTTTAACAACATCACAAAAACTTTCTACAGGCGTGGACGCGCGGAATATTCGCAATATTGTTTTAATGAGACCAGTCAATTCTATGATTGAATTCAAGCAGATTATTGGTCGTGGCACGAGATTTTTTGACGGCAAAGAATATTTTACTATTTATGATTTTGTGGATGCTTACCATCATTTTTATGATCCAGAATGGGACGGTGAGCCGATAGAGGAAATAAAAGAAAAGAAACAGAAAGAAATAAGCTATAAAATTGAGATGGAAGAGACTGGAGCGGAGCTTGTTCGCGATGAAAATTTTAAACCAAATAAAAAACTAAAAATAAAATTGCGTGACGGAAAAGAACGGGAAATTCAACATATGATTTCAACTTCGTTTTATAGCGTGGACGGCAGACCAATCTCAATTCAAGAGTTTATGGATAATATGTTTGGTGCTATGCCGGAATTTTTTAAGAGCGAAGAATAA
- a CDS encoding type I restriction-modification enzyme R subunit C-terminal domain-containing protein produces the protein MWSNPTTRKAFLESIAEKGFGKDELETLQKMIDAEQSDLFDVLTYIQFCVTPISRTQRVEQSKDKIFKGLDEKQKEFLDFVLSKYEERGVEEPQEEKLPVLLNLKYHAIANAEQ, from the coding sequence ATTTGGTCAAATCCAACGACCAGAAAAGCATTTTTGGAGAGTATTGCTGAAAAAGGGTTTGGCAAAGACGAATTGGAAACACTGCAAAAGATGATTGACGCCGAACAAAGCGACCTTTTTGATGTTTTAACTTATATTCAATTTTGCGTTACACCAATTTCCAGAACGCAAAGAGTAGAACAATCAAAAGACAAAATTTTTAAAGGACTGGATGAAAAGCAAAAAGAGTTTTTGGATTTTGTGTTGTCTAAATACGAAGAAAGAGGAGTTGAGGAACCTCAAGAAGAAAAATTGCCAGTATTGCTTAATTTAAAATATCACGCAATCGCAAATGCGGAACAATAG